The following DNA comes from Corallococcus silvisoli.
ATGAGTGGGTGGTCTCACCCGGCGGCGACGACGCGGCCGAGGGCACGGCCGACGCGCCGCTGCGCACCATCGGCGCGGCGGTGGGCAAGGCCGGCCCCGGCGACAAGATCCGCGTGCTGGCGGGCACCTACGCCGAGCGCGTCATCCTGGGGGAGAACGCCAAGCCCGGCTCGCCCGACGCGAAGATCACCCTCCAGGGCGAGGGCCACCCCATCCTGACCCCGGGCAGCGGCGCGGGCGCGGCCGTGCAGGTGCGCCGACCGAACTGGATCATCGACGGGTTCGAGATCGACGTGCAGTCGCAGCCCATCTTCGGCGTCACCTTCGAGGGCGACGTGCAGGGCACCGTGCTGGCCAACTCGGACGTGCACGGCGGCACCGGTGGCGCGGGCGTCACGATGTTCAATCAGGCCAAGGGCCCCACCATCGAGAACAACAACATCCACGACTTCGTGCGGACCACCGGCAACAAGGACTCGCACGGCATCGTGATGCAGCCGGCGTCGTACAACGTGACGGTGCGCAACAACGACATCCACGACGTCTCGGGTGACTCCGTGCAGTGCCTGGGCCCGGAGGGCTTCAGCAGCCTGCCTCCCGCCACGGGGCTGCTGGTGGAGAACAACCACCTGTTCGGCAACCGGGAGAACGCCGTGGACATCAAGACGTGCCACGACGTCACCATCCGCAACAACCGGATGCACCACTTCCAGCAGACGGACACGGCCAAGGGCGAGGCGGTGGTCATCCACTACTCCGCCAACAACGTGCTGGTGGAGGACAACGAGATCTACGACGCCTCCAAGGGCATCGCGGTGGGAGGCAACCACGAAGGCCCCGTGCCCCAGTCCGTCGTCCTGCGGCGCAACCGCATCCACGACATCACCGAAGCGGGCGGCGGCGAGGGCACGGGCATCCGCCTGGAGAACTCGAAGGGCGCCGTGGTGGTGAACAACACCATCACCCGCGCCAAGGCCGGCATCATCCTGGGCCACGGCACGGGCGGCGCCACGGAGACCCCGCGCGTGGAGAACAACCTGGTGGACGCGCCCGTGAGCGTGGATGTGGGCGCCCAGGCGCCGGGGCTCCAGATGAGCTCCAACCTCTACCCGGCGGGCGCGCAGTTCATGCACAACGGCAAGCCCGTGGCCCTGGATGCCTTCAAGGCCGCCATGGGGGACACCACCTCCAACGTGGGGGACGTGACGGTGTCCGACACCTTCGCCCCCTCCGCCTCCGCCCAGGACAAGGGCCAGGACGAGGGCCAGCCCTTCTGCGGCGCGGCCCCGGAAATCGGCGCGGTCGAAGTGGGCTGCTAGCCCCCTCCTGAACGGAAAAAACAGAAGGCCCGATGCGGAAGTGGCTTCCGCATCGGGCCTTTTGTCTATGAGGCGCCACCCGGATTCGAACCGGGGAATGAAGGTTTTGCAGACCTTTGCCTTACCACTTGGCTATGGCGCCGGAAGCGATTGGGGCCGGGGTTATACGCAGCCCCGTAGGAGGCGGTCAAGGAAGCAACACCATCCAGCCCCGGTTCTCGTCCCGTTAGCATGCGGCGCCGGGCTGCGGGCCCTGGTGAGCGAGGGACGACACGATGTTGCATGGCCATGGGGTATTCCTGGAGGAGCACGAAGCCTTCCGCCGTACGGTCCGGGCCGTGGTGGACAAGGAGCTGCGCCCGTTCGCCGCCGAATGGGAGGCGCGCGAGGAGTTCCCCCGGGAGCTCTTCACCCGCTTTGGCGAGCTGGGCTTCCTGGGCTTGAAGTACCCGGAGGCCCATGGTGGCACGGCCGCCGGGGAGCTCTACGAGGCGGTGCTCCTGGAGGAACTGGGTCGCTGTGGCTCCGGGGGCGTGGCCGCCGGGTTGGGGGCCCAGTTCACCATCTCCACCGGCCCCCTGCACCTGTACGCCACGGAGGCCCAGAAGCAGCGCTGGCTGGCGCCCGCCATCCGGGGGCAGAAGGTTGGCGCCCTGGGCATCACCGA
Coding sequences within:
- a CDS encoding right-handed parallel beta-helix repeat-containing protein, giving the protein MRIRGGNGLTKRNTLMSSMAAWTLAFGLTACGGGSGGVGIGTANAAEAPSNPGTPPPIGVQPVEDTPAGQMPEHADHVPIAEPGPQPAVTAQAMTAIPAVAPVHEWVVSPGGDDAAEGTADAPLRTIGAAVGKAGPGDKIRVLAGTYAERVILGENAKPGSPDAKITLQGEGHPILTPGSGAGAAVQVRRPNWIIDGFEIDVQSQPIFGVTFEGDVQGTVLANSDVHGGTGGAGVTMFNQAKGPTIENNNIHDFVRTTGNKDSHGIVMQPASYNVTVRNNDIHDVSGDSVQCLGPEGFSSLPPATGLLVENNHLFGNRENAVDIKTCHDVTIRNNRMHHFQQTDTAKGEAVVIHYSANNVLVEDNEIYDASKGIAVGGNHEGPVPQSVVLRRNRIHDITEAGGGEGTGIRLENSKGAVVVNNTITRAKAGIILGHGTGGATETPRVENNLVDAPVSVDVGAQAPGLQMSSNLYPAGAQFMHNGKPVALDAFKAAMGDTTSNVGDVTVSDTFAPSASAQDKGQDEGQPFCGAAPEIGAVEVGC